A window of Salvia splendens isolate huo1 chromosome 8, SspV2, whole genome shotgun sequence genomic DNA:
GGGTTCAAGTTTCACATCAGGTGCCAACCTCCACAATCCCCAGATTGCAATGTGTTGGATTTGGGATATTTTAGAGCAATCCAATCTCTACAAGATGATAAGGTGGCTAAGGGAGTGGATGAGTTGTTGAGGAATGTGCATAGCTCCTTTGATGAACTTAGCCCATACACACTCAATAATGTTTTCCTTACTCTACAAGGTTGTCTAACTGAGATTCTTAAGGTGCAAGGGTGCAATGGATACAAGACCCCACACATGAATAAAGAGAGGCTAACAAGGATGGGGACACTGCCACAAGCTTTagaggttgaagaaggagttGTTAAGGCTGCTGTGGCATACCTCCAACTGCCAGAGCATGATGTGAGTACAAATTATGACATCTCAGGTGTCACAGCAGCTGTGGGCTTCTAGTTAATCATGTAGGAAGCATATTTTTTGTCAGTTGGTTGAGTAAGCCTCAGAATTAGGTGTGGCTTATGCTATTCAACTGTTTTTGTCATTTTGTAAAGCCTCCAAACCAATACAGGGGTGGCTTTTAAAATCCTAATCCCTCAGAAAAGTTTCATCATAGGGCAGCCTCCAAACCTGTATAGGGGTGGCTCCTAAGGCAAAATGTCACACATTACAACCTCCTAACCATATAACAGGGGTGACTTGTAATGTGCAAGTGTTTATATCATGAATGTGTATGGTTTTTAAGCTTTAGCCCTCAGATAGCATGTGTGAATCATGGACAGATAAGCCTCCTAACCATAGAACAGGGGTGGCTTATTAATAAGAACAACTCAGCAACAATCAACACAAACAAAATCATCATAGGGACCACACAAGCATCAGCAAACCATAAAGCATCATAACACAGAACACATCAGCCACAGCAAACATGCAAAAGCCTCAGTATGAGCAACACAAGCAGCATAACCATTAATCACAACCAACAACAGTAGCATCATGCATCAACCATGGCATCCAACCCCACAGCCTCCAGTGTACAGCACAACCAGAAACCATAATTCAATCCAAAACCCCAGCCTCCAAAACCATCAATACCCACAACAGCAAGCCTCCAAAGCCATTTTTAGAAACCCTAAATCAACTCAAACCCCCAGCCTCCGACCCCATCTGAACCCCCAGCCTCCAAACCCCAAATCCATCAGCCTCCAAACCCTAAAAAAGCCCCCTGCCTCCAACCCCATCTCAGCCTCCAAAACAAATCATTAGCCGAAATATATGAAATTGAGGGACAACATACTTAGATTAGATCCAAAAACTTAGGCAGCAAGATCGCAAATATTTCTCTCTCAACAGCCGAATACACGATGGGGGAAGCTTGAGGTAAGATGTCAGAGTtggatggtggtggtggtggaccgTAGTAGGGGGTGGCTGGGGGGTGGATCGTAATAGGGGGTGGCTGGGGCGGAGGTGGACCGTAGTATGGGCTTTCAGAGCCATAGGACACAAACATCTCAGGTGGGGGGAGGTTCTCCGGTTCCGTTTCGGGGACAACGGTGTCGGTAAAGGTACCGGTGTGATAGGGGGCGACAATGGGGGGGTATGAAGGCCACAGATGCTCTGGCGTGTCTGGGACGACGATGTCGTCCAGATCGTCGGCCGACAACCCATCCCAGGAGTCGGGATCTCCACCCTCCTcaccaaaattagggtttccatgAGACATTAGGACGGAGGCGAAGTTGagagaaaattagggttttcaatCGGGGCTATAACACAGAATGAATGTCGATGATTTAAATTAGGGAGGCAATGGAGGTGGTTGCGTAGCATTGATGAAGGAGGCGGTGGGGTGGTTGTGCATTGATTAAAGAGGCAGTGGGTGGTTGTGTAGAGTGAAGGAAGCGGTGGAGTAATGAGGGAGACGAAAGGGTTGAATGCAAAATGCATTCACCCGATTGAAGTGGGAAAGGGCCAAAAATGCAAATAACAATAATGTGGAGGAGTTAATAGATatgtccatttttagtaagtttgaagtgggacaaattttcagggacggaccgaaatggtaagttgggacaaattttcagggacggagggagtattatattatattatattatattatattatattatattatattatattatattatattatattatattatattatattatattatattatattattaaaaaaagaaacatGAGGAATGAATGCTACCCTTTTCTTGGATGGTCCATTATTAAACAAAGAAACAGAGGTTATTGAGAAGCTTCTAGAGTCGAATCCCGCCACAAATATCTACGAAAAATGAATCTCAGCCGTTGATCACGAACCCCACCTCCATCCACCTTTTAACCTTTTGGAATTATTCAATGTTTCAATTCTCTCACCATTTTTCACAAATGTATAATCCACTGCAcgcatatatataaataattgcCAAAATCAATCTTTCCGGAGCCTTCTAAGCTGTTATCTCCCGAGGTTTCGTGGCGTTGTAATCTCGCTGCCTTAGTTGAACAGCACTCCAATTTGCAGCGTGTCGGATATTTATTTATTCGTGTGAAAAAGGATTGGCTGGTTTTGAGGtgaattgaaatttgaaaccCTGATTCTTGAAATTTGTCGACAAGATTGAATTTGTGAGAGGATACACTGAGAAATGGCAGCTGGGGAAGGGAGAAATTGTGATTTCTACGGTGTGATGGGGCTGAAGAAAGAATGCACGCCAACTGAACTGAGAAATGCCTACAAGAAACTTGCATTGGTTAGaatttgtcattttttaaaaatttgttttatttctgTGACTATTTTGCAACTTTTATTGAAGCTTAATTGAAAAGATTGAATCTTTGGATGGTGTTGAATCATTGTGATATGAATTGTGAAGATCATGTTGAATACTCTTTTGCTTGAATAAGAGATGGGAAGTTGTGTAGATGTTGATGGATTGAGTTGTCTTTGTTTTTCAATCATGGTAGAAATGGCATCCGGATCGTTGCAGTGCTTCTGCGAATCACAAGTTTGTGGAAGAGGCTAAGAAAAAATTTCAAGATATTCAGCAGGCATATTCAGGTATTTGGAGCTTCATTTTTGTTGAATTGATTGCTAGAAAATGTGTTTTGATGGAATAGATTGTGTGGATGATGGGGAAAAGAAGCAAATTTGGGGATGAATTGTTTATTACCCTTCCCTCATGTATGGATTGATTGTTGTGGAAATGTTGATTTAGGATATTTTGGTGTTTTGAATTGTGATTTGTTGTTGATTATTTGCTGAGAGTGGCAAGTGCAGCAGGTATTCTTGTATGATGATTCGATTCGACTCACGAGATTTTTATGTCCTTAGTTCTTTCGGATTCGAACAAAAGGTTTCTGTACGATGTAGGCGTCTATAACAGCGATGACGATGATGACGAAGATGTGAGTTGTAATTATGCATTTCACTTGAGTTTTTGGGTTGTGTTTTCTTTCTTGGTTAGTAGGCATCAAGATAAATAGGGGCATTTTCTATTACTTGTTGTGTCAGTTGAAATGAATAGCTTTTCTTTCATTTGTgtgaaatgtaatttttttatttgggatATTATGCAGGGCATGGGTGATTTCTTGAGTGAAATGGCAGCAATGATGAATCAAAATAAGTCAAATGTGAGTTCTTTTTCATTGCATCAAGCCATCAACAATGATCagatgtgtatatatatatacttaaattGTGGGATTATATTGTTTAACAGGAAAGAAATGAGAGTTTTGAAGATCTGCAAGTTCTATTTCATGACATATTCCAGAGTGACGCGGATATCTTGGACTCTTCTTCTGGTGCAAACACGCGAGCCTCGTCCAGTGAGGCATCAAGCAACACGAACAAGAGAAGCTGCTCCGAGATGAGCTCTCGAAAGTTCACCACCGAATCCACCCAGCTTGGGGGATTCTGCGTAAGGGTATGGCATGGCTAATCACTCGTGTTTTGCATAATTACTCCCTTATTTAGACATGGGACTCACTTGGCGATTCTTTATGCAACAACGACAGGCGGAGCATCAACAAAATGCAGGTGGAGAAACGATGGCGAGAGGTAGCAGCAGGCGGGATGGGGGGAAGCAGAAGATCTCGACTGGCCACGATGTCTCGTCTAGAGGTATATCTGCGTAGATATGCTGCAACTCGAAGCTCTAACATTTGGCTTATCCTACATATGTATACTCAACAAAATCGAAATTGGAATTGAAGCTGGGATTTGCTATGAGTCTCTTGGCATATATTGTTACTTGTATTTGTGTATGGAAACATGTTTTCATATGTAATGATGTTAAAGCTTTCTTCATTTTTTATGCTGTTTgatttagggtgtccactataaggcggacacgcccaatagccccgccccagtttttgtccatagccccaattttgttgtccatagccccaaaattttgtgtccgccactctggtggacacctccaatagcccccaaattttataatcaactttcattttataatgtttcaagtaattatgaacaaatttatcgggctatacgtaaATAGAAGAAGCTGGctatacaaatttaaaataaaaataaaaataaaaataaaatacaaattaaaattaaaattaaaattagaattacacacaaaattaaaattaaaattaaaattaaaatcacacactacattgaatctagtacaaatcactaccAAGTTTAAACAACgccaccacctcccctacgtgcccacacttcttcaatcaaatcggcctgcaatgtgttatgtgatgtggtcctgcgcatatcagcgaagcgttggatcaaatattcattgctccgtggtacgcccatctggatcggcgcggaggcgacaccgtgacttgtacttgcgccctcttccggcgcccatcgctctgccgcaaatccttcatattctattatcatattatgcaatatgatacaggctaacataatattcgcgacatcatattcgtgccaaactcgtgccggacaccgtataatagcccaccgcgattggaggacaccaaaagcccgctcaacgtccttcctagcactctcttgtttgcgcgcaaaatattgtttcttcggtcctaccggttggcggacagtattcacgaatacgggccatctgccaaatagtagcccttactgtactgcgtaccgttggctacaaagctgatttctggcccctccccccggcactcctcgttgaagagcggcgacgactgaagaacattgatgtcgttgttcgaacctgccacgccgaaatacgcatgccagatcttcAGACGATAGTCCGCAACGGCTTCAAGTATCAtcgttggatgtttgcttttgaatccagtagtgaactggcctttccatgctacggggcagttcctccactcccaatgcatgcaatcgatgcttcctaacattcctggtaagccgtgcaccgacccgtgcatatctagtaggcgctgacactcatccgggttgggcttccgtagaaactccccaccgaaaatttctcggatccccttacagaactgcctaagcaccgtgaggccagtcgtctcacccatctgtaggtattcatcgaacatgtccgctggtccgacgtaggcaagctgtcggattgcagcggtgcacttctgttgtgtggacagcccgatccggccagccgcatcacgccggagggtgaagcaccggtaacgctccgccaaattcgccGCTATATAGTTGAAAAGCCGCtgcgacatcctgaatctccggcggaatatctcgggtggataacgatggttatccacgaagtaatcatccattagacgttggtgagcaccgatgtggtctcgtgggattgtccgccgatgagtaatggtgcgagggatcggatcctccgcatcctccgcctcctccgctaAACGGGCCGCTacctcctgggcggcctggtgttgcacatgttgaatcagagcattccagctgtctctccacaaattgttcatttccgaccccaaattgtagtgagagaaatttgtatagatgttgtgttggaatggtgtgaaaataatgaatggagtggggtgtatttataggggaattgaaatgtaaaaaaaaattgaaaatcggCATAGCCGCGGCGGTTGGcgccgccactataggcggctcgcctatagccgcgtccacccccccatagccgcgtcctcgccccggagtcATACCGCCCTCGAAATGGTGTCCGCCCGCGGGGCGGACAACTCCGCCACTATAATGCGCCCGCCTACtgccccaacccgcggctatagccgcgggcgtCCCATAGTGGCGTATCTTTTCATGTCTAGTTTGGTTGAAAGTCGAAAATATTGGAATCAAAAGTAGTGATTTCACGTCACGTAGTTCttatgtattgaatttgattgaGAAATATCCTTGAAAGTTTGtcctatttttttcattttcgtccgtcctaccaaatttgtctcatttcacatCTTATATTCAACTAATTTAtttatactcacattttattagtataaaattaatatatataaaagtaggacttcacattccattaactcactttttattacatttcttaaaatctgtgtcggGTCAAAATGGGATAAtatttgtgggacggagggagtactccgGAACTGTGACCACAAAATACGCTCAATGTCCGGTTCTCGTTCGAGATTTTCAATAACTGGAAACGGATGTTCCTAGACCTTGGGCATGTCTATTCTACACCATACCTACGCTTTAAACACTGTCTCGAATTTTGTGATCTTTCACTCTTATCTACTCTCTCAGTCCCATAATATATGTgcattttctattttcgtccgtccgaTATAAATATTCgcattttcatttatagaaatttGTCCCTAACTCTTTAACcatatacattaatttatttacaacttatgcCACTATGACCCACCATTATAATGATGTGGATCTCATTATTCATTAACATTACTTTAATTACCTTTTCTCCTCTAATCTTTTACTTtaataattgtgcattaattatCATGTCATTTCAAATGCACATACTTTTATGGAATGGAGGAAGTATAAATTATTGTTAAGAATATAACTTGAGTGTTCTTTTAATACTATCCACAAATTGCAGTTATGAAACAATGTTTCGCAACCATACTCCATATTGTGATGCCACAAAGGAATCTATGAATTCAACTTTTATTGTAGAGGTGGACTATGAATCTCTGTTTGATACTTTTCCAAGACATAGTCCCTTCTATTAGCATAAATACAATCTATTATTCCAAATCTTGCCAACACTTTATCCGTGTATGATCTTTTATGATAATAATTTATAACTGGTACTTAACCTAATGGAATCTACAATTGTTCGATGGTGGAATTGTGCCTCTTCCACAATAGTTGTATCCATCTTTGATCTTCCGCCTAATTCTCACATATCTTTCTTAACTATAATGTTGataggagtaaaaaaaaagtGTCTAAATGACTCCTTAAAAGAAGAGTCTCGCTTACAGTGGGACGGAAGGAGCATGGGCGGACCCAAAGTGAAAGGGGAGGGGCttaaaagcccacctcaatgaaatatttttaaaacttttttctattaatttttttaagaatttaatctagtttagaaatttagaaatttCAGCCTCTATCGATATTTATTTTTGCTTCCGTCCCTCGG
This region includes:
- the LOC121745283 gene encoding chaperone protein dnaJ 6-like yields the protein MAAGEGRNCDFYGVMGLKKECTPTELRNAYKKLALKWHPDRCSASANHKFVEEAKKKFQDIQQAYSVLSDSNKRFLYDVGVYNSDDDDDEDGMGDFLSEMAAMMNQNKSNERNESFEDLQVLFHDIFQSDADILDSSSGANTRASSSEASSNTNKRSCSEMSSRKFTTESTQLGGFCVRAEHQQNAGGETMARGSSRRDGGKQKISTGHDVSSRGISA